A single window of Archangium gephyra DNA harbors:
- a CDS encoding nucleotidyltransferase family protein, translated as MKAVAIILAAGEARKMGYSKALIEHEGGKSFLQSLASTFGKAGCSVMGVIGKEAEAVRDQHPAIHLVENERWQDGQLSSVKAGLEAAFEDGADLVLLHPVDMPALRASTLKTLIKAMGDSVEAIRPEFEGASGFPIILSRGAAERLRDRDSLETQLEVAVRGLQIRRIPVKDPGVVVNINTPETYERLFGSAPKLAPPPKRRGKKTESTGTAVSTGASAPMEASSEGISGS; from the coding sequence ATGAAGGCTGTGGCGATCATCCTCGCTGCGGGGGAGGCCAGGAAGATGGGCTACTCCAAGGCGCTTATCGAGCACGAGGGGGGCAAGAGCTTCCTGCAGTCGCTCGCGTCGACGTTTGGCAAGGCCGGCTGCTCGGTCATGGGCGTCATCGGCAAGGAGGCCGAGGCCGTACGTGATCAGCACCCCGCCATCCACCTGGTGGAGAACGAGCGGTGGCAGGACGGCCAGCTCAGCTCGGTGAAGGCCGGGCTGGAGGCGGCCTTCGAGGACGGTGCGGACCTGGTGCTGCTGCACCCGGTGGACATGCCCGCGCTGCGTGCTTCCACCCTCAAGACGCTCATCAAGGCGATGGGGGACTCGGTGGAGGCCATCCGCCCCGAGTTCGAGGGGGCCTCGGGCTTCCCCATCATCCTCTCGCGCGGCGCCGCCGAGCGGCTGCGGGACAGGGACTCGCTGGAGACGCAGCTGGAGGTGGCGGTGCGCGGCCTGCAGATCCGCCGCATCCCGGTGAAGGACCCGGGCGTCGTCGTCAACATCAACACCCCGGAGACGTACGAGCGGCTGTTCGGCTCCGCGCCCAAGCTGGCGCCTCCGCCCAAGCGCCGGGGCAAGAAGACCGAGTCCACCGGCACCGCGGTGTCCACTGGCGCGTCGGCTCCCATGGAGGCCTCCTCCGAGGGGATCTCCGGCTCGTGA
- a CDS encoding OmpA/MotB family protein translates to MERAASDAEKPRRRWLPWWLLAGSLGVMVLGGWGASRSISSLMQRVEQLEREAGESEARVAELQVLRDSMARRLRLLEQQQQGLATQNAALNKRAGDQNVLLARREAARTELEQLLKAELEKGEVFLTETEGRLKVELADRLLFEPRKAALTPAGAELLTRVGAKLAVEGHLVQVAAHTDAVPETAETAPGPTSWELSSARAVTVVRLLGEKTKLGPERLVAAGYGPYHPVVVDDGPLARERNRRLELQLMPAPPRPTPPPAPAAPADQRLAKKRPGQTR, encoded by the coding sequence ATGGAACGAGCAGCGAGCGACGCGGAGAAGCCCCGGCGCCGGTGGTTGCCGTGGTGGCTGCTGGCGGGCTCGCTGGGGGTGATGGTGCTGGGCGGTTGGGGCGCCTCGCGCTCCATCTCGTCGCTGATGCAGCGGGTGGAGCAGCTGGAGCGCGAAGCCGGGGAGTCCGAGGCGCGGGTGGCGGAGCTGCAGGTGCTGCGAGACAGCATGGCGCGGCGGCTGCGGCTGTTGGAACAACAGCAGCAGGGGCTGGCCACGCAGAACGCGGCGCTCAACAAGCGGGCCGGGGACCAGAACGTGCTGCTCGCGCGGCGCGAGGCGGCGCGCACGGAGCTGGAGCAACTGCTGAAGGCGGAGCTGGAGAAGGGCGAGGTCTTCCTGACGGAGACGGAGGGGCGGCTGAAGGTGGAGCTGGCGGACCGGCTGCTCTTCGAGCCGCGCAAGGCGGCGCTGACCCCGGCGGGAGCGGAGCTGTTGACGCGGGTGGGGGCGAAGCTGGCGGTGGAGGGACACCTGGTGCAGGTGGCGGCGCACACGGACGCGGTGCCGGAGACAGCGGAGACGGCGCCAGGGCCGACGAGCTGGGAGCTGTCCTCGGCGCGAGCGGTGACGGTGGTGCGGCTGCTGGGGGAGAAGACGAAGCTGGGCCCGGAGCGGCTGGTGGCGGCGGGCTACGGGCCGTACCACCCGGTGGTGGTGGATGACGGGCCCCTGGCGCGCGAGCGCAACCGGAGGCTGGAGCTGCAGCTGATGCCCGCGCCGCCGAGACCCACACCGCCTCCCGCTCCCGCCGCGCCCGCGGATCAACGGCTGGCCAAGAAGCGCCCGGGACAGACGCGGTAG
- a CDS encoding patatin-like phospholipase family protein, with the protein MSVKPTRTPSLPAPLPRQPEAAPAHPLEKVGQALQHAAKSVNTHVNRVVDTFEARLPTGVKPAGATGWEGITLTGKPLQIPLEALKKVDLGDLRKALERIFPPRIRDEEGKKLVDQTKDFRETLGKVRQLSLELEMTPAHHPRRAELQKALDAAEGKLKADSGYTRTTAPKPGALWVDPQFFQKELPGGKLHASHFPTGTPVTKPPAPMDFLFGKGPRELKLGEGASARTVRTPGEYKAAVAARRAELGMPVKDGEPQGVHLSLQGGGGKGKRYGAMLAEMYDLGVVPTSLSGTSAGSIAAAFAATGAGPEQIQALAKDPRLSNLYDWDLDMKDGGVLNGQQAFELFDQELRRMTGIHDRPVTFADLKVPLQLIAAKAYDSGAGADGMTSAKDRIFVFSQETTPDTPVALAVRASMAIPGVFEPVQVVDPATGRRMHLVDGGALDNLPMGYNKNGLPAIGASLYTRATGHPADHHDTTKPLPAGNLDSTNVLWNALNGYTLMKDSASDYNDYMDRTKPQANQFMLTLPTWDLTDPSKGDSTLKFGYDDKVDPALDGQSRQVTRDFLRDFLDDLRVPGSRGTNFKAEVPRDLRFDMPVDVKGKRYQVSYAGGDTLVATPAGGGKRIELSVGKQRIEAMYLDNLAFGDLSSQLAYTLTNPRSVKPSWLPF; encoded by the coding sequence ATGTCCGTGAAGCCCACCCGTACGCCGTCCCTCCCGGCGCCCCTGCCTCGTCAGCCCGAGGCCGCCCCCGCCCACCCGCTGGAGAAGGTGGGCCAGGCGTTGCAGCACGCGGCGAAGAGCGTCAACACCCACGTCAATCGGGTAGTGGACACCTTCGAGGCGCGGCTGCCCACGGGCGTGAAGCCCGCGGGAGCGACGGGCTGGGAGGGCATCACCCTCACCGGCAAGCCCCTCCAGATTCCGCTGGAGGCCCTGAAGAAGGTGGACCTGGGCGACCTGCGCAAGGCGCTCGAGCGCATCTTCCCTCCCAGGATTCGAGACGAGGAGGGCAAGAAGCTCGTCGACCAGACGAAGGACTTCCGCGAGACGCTGGGCAAGGTGCGCCAGCTGTCCCTGGAGCTGGAGATGACGCCGGCCCACCACCCGCGCCGGGCCGAGCTGCAGAAGGCGCTGGACGCGGCCGAGGGCAAGCTGAAGGCGGACTCCGGCTATACGCGCACCACGGCGCCCAAGCCGGGAGCGCTGTGGGTGGACCCGCAGTTCTTCCAGAAGGAGCTGCCGGGCGGGAAGCTGCACGCGAGCCACTTCCCCACGGGCACGCCGGTGACGAAGCCGCCGGCGCCCATGGACTTCCTCTTCGGCAAGGGGCCGCGCGAGCTGAAGCTGGGCGAGGGCGCCTCGGCGCGCACGGTGCGGACGCCCGGGGAATACAAGGCGGCGGTGGCGGCGCGGCGGGCGGAGCTGGGAATGCCGGTGAAGGACGGAGAGCCGCAGGGTGTGCACCTGAGCCTCCAGGGAGGCGGCGGCAAGGGCAAGCGCTACGGCGCGATGCTGGCGGAGATGTATGACCTGGGGGTGGTGCCCACGAGCCTGAGCGGCACCTCGGCGGGCTCCATCGCGGCGGCGTTCGCGGCGACGGGCGCGGGCCCCGAGCAGATTCAAGCCCTGGCGAAGGATCCCCGGCTGAGCAACCTCTACGACTGGGACCTGGACATGAAGGACGGAGGCGTCCTCAACGGACAGCAGGCCTTCGAGCTCTTCGACCAGGAGCTGCGCCGGATGACGGGGATTCACGACCGGCCGGTGACGTTCGCGGACCTGAAGGTGCCGCTGCAGCTGATCGCCGCGAAGGCGTACGACAGCGGGGCGGGGGCGGACGGGATGACGTCGGCCAAGGACCGCATCTTCGTCTTCAGCCAGGAGACGACGCCGGACACGCCGGTGGCGCTGGCGGTGCGCGCCTCCATGGCGATTCCGGGCGTCTTCGAGCCGGTGCAGGTGGTGGACCCGGCCACGGGCCGGCGCATGCACCTGGTGGACGGCGGGGCGCTGGACAACCTGCCCATGGGCTACAACAAGAATGGCCTGCCAGCCATTGGCGCCTCGCTCTACACGCGGGCCACGGGCCACCCGGCGGACCACCACGACACGACGAAGCCACTGCCCGCGGGCAACCTGGACTCGACGAACGTGCTGTGGAACGCGCTCAACGGCTACACGCTGATGAAGGACTCGGCGTCGGACTACAACGACTACATGGACCGGACGAAGCCCCAGGCCAACCAGTTCATGCTGACGCTGCCCACGTGGGACCTCACGGACCCGAGCAAGGGCGACAGCACCCTCAAGTTCGGGTACGACGACAAGGTGGACCCGGCGCTGGACGGCCAGTCCCGGCAGGTGACGCGTGACTTCCTGCGCGACTTCCTCGACGACCTGCGCGTGCCGGGCTCGCGGGGGACGAACTTCAAGGCCGAGGTGCCCCGCGACCTACGCTTCGACATGCCGGTGGACGTGAAGGGCAAGCGCTACCAGGTGAGCTACGCGGGAGGCGACACGCTCGTGGCGACGCCCGCGGGAGGCGGCAAGCGCATCGAGCTGTCCGTGGGCAAGCAGCGCATCGAGGCCATGTACCTGGACAACCTGGCCTTCGGAGACCTGTCGAGCCAGCTCGCCTACACCCTCACGAATCCCCGGAGCGTGAAGCCGAGCTGGCTGCCCTTCTGA
- a CDS encoding GAF domain-containing protein, with translation MSHLDRPGPPEAAALLAEREHLRALLRLMPVGVYIVDQQGRPLESNPVAENIWGGPLPRVGLEGYGIYEGYWPGSGRRLEPHEWALARTLRDGHPVVNEEVEILAFNGARRTVLHSTTALKDPQGTIVGAVAVKVDITTRRQAEHAEAFLTEATRLLVESLDWESTLQAVARLATRQLADFCIIDVVGEDGELHRLVAAAREPAHQPLMTEVLRFPPKVGSPSPLSRVFLEGRPLLLPDITPEVLGAMARSPEHLQAMEQLGPCACMAVPLSVGTRRVGLLNFILATPGRSYTERELTYAEELARRVAFVVEHARLFREAQGALRARDTTLALLEAFLAASPVGMGFVDRQLHYVLVNPVLAAMNGKPPEAHLGRAVREVLPEPEEVTFVERLLHEVMERGEPMMNRNALIPARPGLPPRAVHSSFFPVKVDGETLGVGLTVLDITEHKQVEEGLRFLAEATTRLSTSLDPRTTMESTVRVLAEHLADYCMLDVRSEDGKRLERVAAAARRADTQRVLEEARRLSAAPHPDSPTWRVLESGRAMLVAEVGDTLLEDETLDVRFRATLARLRPRSVMFVPLIARERTLGVLTVVSQDETRRYTERDLAFVEDLAWRAALAMDNARLFHQAEQAVEARDEFVAIATHELRTPLSALSLQLTALQRAVDAGRMPTEDKLRQSLVTARRQTERLEQLIKHLLDVSRISTGRLELELEEVDLAQLVHWVVVRFEEKLAEAGCTPVVRTDAPVVAKVDRLRVEQVVMNLLSNAMKYAAGQPVELHVERREGTAVLGVRDFGPGITPEVQARIFERYQRATGKHARESLGLGLYVARQIARAHGGELKVESTPGQGAHFLLHLPLG, from the coding sequence ATGTCCCATCTCGATCGACCCGGTCCTCCGGAAGCCGCGGCCCTGCTCGCCGAGCGTGAGCACTTGAGGGCATTGCTGCGGTTGATGCCGGTGGGCGTCTACATCGTGGACCAGCAAGGGCGGCCGCTGGAGTCCAACCCCGTGGCGGAGAACATCTGGGGAGGGCCGCTGCCGCGGGTGGGGCTGGAGGGCTACGGCATCTACGAGGGCTACTGGCCCGGGAGTGGCCGGCGGCTGGAGCCGCACGAGTGGGCCCTGGCGCGCACGCTGCGCGACGGGCACCCGGTGGTGAACGAGGAGGTGGAGATCCTCGCCTTCAACGGCGCGCGGCGCACGGTGCTGCACTCCACCACGGCCCTCAAGGACCCCCAGGGCACCATCGTGGGCGCGGTGGCGGTGAAGGTGGACATCACCACGCGCCGGCAGGCGGAGCACGCCGAGGCCTTCCTCACCGAGGCCACGCGCCTGCTGGTGGAGTCGCTGGACTGGGAGAGCACGCTGCAGGCGGTGGCGCGGCTGGCCACACGCCAGCTGGCCGACTTCTGCATCATCGACGTGGTGGGCGAGGACGGCGAGCTGCACCGCCTGGTGGCCGCCGCGCGGGAGCCCGCGCACCAGCCGCTGATGACCGAGGTGCTGCGTTTTCCGCCCAAGGTGGGCAGCCCCAGCCCGCTGTCCCGGGTGTTCCTCGAGGGCCGCCCGCTGCTGCTGCCGGACATCACCCCCGAGGTGCTGGGGGCGATGGCGCGCTCGCCCGAGCACCTGCAGGCCATGGAGCAGCTGGGGCCGTGCGCGTGCATGGCGGTGCCCCTGTCGGTGGGCACGCGCCGGGTGGGCCTGCTCAACTTCATCCTCGCCACGCCGGGCCGCAGCTACACGGAGCGGGAGCTGACGTACGCCGAGGAGCTGGCCCGGCGCGTGGCCTTCGTGGTGGAGCACGCCCGGCTCTTCCGGGAGGCCCAGGGCGCGCTGCGGGCGCGCGACACCACCCTGGCGCTGCTGGAGGCCTTCCTCGCCGCCTCGCCGGTGGGCATGGGCTTCGTGGACCGGCAGCTGCACTACGTGCTCGTCAACCCGGTGCTGGCCGCCATGAATGGCAAGCCCCCCGAGGCGCACCTGGGGCGCGCCGTGCGCGAGGTGCTGCCGGAGCCGGAGGAAGTCACGTTCGTGGAGCGGTTGCTGCACGAGGTGATGGAGCGCGGCGAGCCGATGATGAACCGCAACGCGCTGATCCCCGCGCGGCCCGGCCTCCCGCCGCGCGCGGTGCACAGCTCCTTCTTCCCGGTGAAGGTGGACGGGGAGACGCTGGGCGTGGGCCTCACGGTGCTGGACATCACCGAGCACAAGCAGGTGGAGGAGGGCCTGCGCTTCCTCGCCGAGGCCACCACGCGGCTGTCCACCTCGTTGGATCCACGCACCACGATGGAGAGCACCGTGCGGGTGCTGGCCGAGCACCTGGCGGACTACTGCATGCTGGACGTGCGCTCCGAGGACGGCAAGCGCCTGGAGCGGGTGGCGGCGGCGGCGCGCAGGGCCGACACCCAGCGGGTGCTGGAGGAGGCGCGGCGCCTGTCCGCCGCTCCCCATCCGGACTCGCCCACCTGGAGGGTGCTGGAATCCGGCCGGGCCATGCTGGTGGCCGAGGTGGGCGATACGCTCCTGGAGGACGAGACCCTGGACGTCCGCTTCCGGGCGACGCTCGCGCGGCTGCGCCCGCGCTCGGTGATGTTCGTCCCGCTCATCGCCCGGGAGCGCACGCTGGGCGTGCTGACGGTGGTGAGCCAGGACGAGACGCGCCGCTACACCGAGCGCGACCTGGCCTTCGTGGAGGACCTGGCCTGGCGCGCGGCGCTGGCCATGGACAATGCCCGGCTCTTCCACCAGGCGGAGCAGGCGGTGGAGGCGCGTGACGAGTTCGTCGCCATCGCCACGCACGAGCTGCGCACGCCCCTGTCCGCGCTGAGCCTGCAGCTGACGGCGCTCCAGCGGGCGGTGGACGCGGGCCGCATGCCCACCGAGGACAAGCTGCGGCAGTCGCTGGTGACGGCCCGGCGCCAGACGGAGCGGCTGGAGCAGCTCATCAAACACCTGCTGGACGTGTCGCGCATCTCCACCGGCCGGCTGGAGCTGGAGCTGGAGGAGGTGGACCTCGCGCAGCTGGTGCACTGGGTGGTGGTCCGCTTCGAGGAGAAGCTGGCGGAGGCCGGGTGCACCCCCGTGGTGCGCACGGACGCCCCCGTGGTGGCGAAGGTGGACCGGCTGCGGGTGGAGCAGGTGGTGATGAACCTGCTGTCCAACGCGATGAAGTACGCCGCCGGCCAGCCGGTGGAGCTGCACGTGGAGCGCAGGGAGGGCACGGCGGTGCTCGGCGTGCGCGACTTCGGACCGGGCATCACCCCGGAGGTGCAGGCGCGCATCTTCGAGCGCTACCAGCGGGCCACCGGCAAGCACGCGCGCGAGAGCCTCGGACTGGGCCTCTACGTGGCCCGGCAGATCGCCCGCGCCCACGGAGGCGAGCTGAAGGTGGAGAGCACGCCGGGCCAGGGGGCCCACTTCCTCCTCCACCTTCCGCTCGGCTGA
- a CDS encoding CBS domain-containing protein, whose amino-acid sequence MTRRTVEPQVVAMPDIILYPRDTVMRALEVMHRYGVHLLPVVDERHGEILGHVSEEELHRIWSTLPLARMTEILTARATLASEGSAGDRPRVVLVPGGQGVRSTWLH is encoded by the coding sequence GTGACGCGCCGCACTGTCGAGCCCCAAGTCGTTGCAATGCCTGACATCATCCTCTATCCCCGCGACACGGTGATGCGCGCGCTCGAAGTGATGCACCGTTACGGCGTGCACCTGTTGCCAGTGGTGGATGAACGACACGGGGAGATCCTCGGCCACGTCTCCGAGGAGGAGCTGCACCGCATCTGGTCCACGCTCCCGCTGGCCCGGATGACTGAAATTCTGACTGCCCGCGCCACCCTCGCTTCGGAAGGAAGTGCAGGCGATCGGCCGCGCGTGGTGCTGGTGCCGGGCGGGCAGGGCGTTCGTTCCACCTGGTTGCACTAA
- a CDS encoding alpha/beta fold hydrolase yields MIELPSFITRLFPYQPRFAPTVFGRMHYVDEGEGRPVLLVHGNPTWSFLYRKVMAGLAGGPYRVVAPDLIGLGLSDKPREVSAHTLRRHGESLLELVQGLDLKDVVLVVQDWGGPMGAWMAARAGGRVTGLVVMNTALLKPERFRTTAFHRFSQMPVVSDVAFRLFNFPLPVLGRTQGDPASISGDVARAYAWPLRKVADRAAPLALARMVPNGPDHPTVAELTEGDAWARSFQGPIELVWGVKDPILGRALRRHREVFPRARVTETSAGHFLQEEVPEDIVAAIRRVADAR; encoded by the coding sequence ATGATCGAACTTCCCAGCTTCATCACCCGGCTCTTCCCATACCAGCCGCGCTTCGCCCCGACTGTCTTCGGGCGGATGCATTACGTGGACGAAGGGGAGGGGCGCCCGGTCCTGCTGGTGCACGGCAACCCGACCTGGTCCTTCCTCTATCGCAAGGTGATGGCGGGCCTGGCGGGAGGGCCGTACCGGGTGGTGGCGCCGGATCTCATCGGCCTGGGGCTGAGCGACAAGCCCCGGGAGGTGTCCGCGCACACGCTGCGGCGGCATGGCGAGTCCCTGCTGGAGCTCGTCCAGGGATTGGATTTGAAGGACGTGGTGCTGGTGGTGCAGGACTGGGGAGGCCCCATGGGCGCGTGGATGGCGGCCCGTGCGGGCGGCCGGGTGACGGGGCTGGTGGTGATGAACACCGCGCTCCTCAAGCCCGAGCGCTTCCGCACCACGGCCTTCCACCGCTTCTCCCAGATGCCCGTCGTCAGCGACGTGGCCTTCCGGCTGTTCAACTTCCCACTGCCCGTGCTGGGGCGCACGCAAGGCGACCCGGCCTCCATTTCTGGAGACGTGGCGAGGGCCTACGCATGGCCATTGAGGAAGGTGGCGGACCGCGCGGCGCCCCTGGCACTGGCGCGCATGGTGCCCAATGGCCCGGACCATCCCACGGTGGCGGAGCTCACCGAGGGAGACGCCTGGGCGCGCTCCTTCCAGGGACCCATCGAACTGGTGTGGGGAGTGAAGGACCCCATCCTCGGCCGGGCGCTGCGCCGTCACCGCGAGGTGTTTCCACGCGCCCGTGTCACCGAGACGTCCGCGGGCCACTTCCTCCAGGAAGAGGTGCCCGAGGACATCGTCGCCGCCATCCGTCGGGTGGCGGACGCGCGTTAG
- a CDS encoding TetR/AcrR family transcriptional regulator produces the protein MVISRKGSARPKAAEAPGLRERNKQEKLERIREAARELFAEKGFAETTTREIAERAGVGTGTLFLYARTKEELLMLVLAERVEAVQEERFRTLPTQAPLLEQLLHVFEGFFRLYAKDPGLARMFIRELLFMEPGPSGERMQLERAFAARLAGLVAAARERGEVAEDVDLEMAGFNFFSLYLTTLMGWLSGALGPGDSWRPMLERAFALQLKGLGPGAGTSGGNKRRRS, from the coding sequence ATGGTCATTTCTCGCAAAGGAAGCGCCCGCCCGAAGGCCGCCGAGGCCCCGGGACTGAGGGAGCGCAACAAGCAGGAGAAGCTGGAGCGCATCCGGGAGGCGGCGCGCGAGCTCTTCGCGGAGAAGGGTTTCGCGGAGACGACGACGCGGGAGATCGCCGAGCGGGCGGGCGTGGGGACGGGGACGCTGTTCCTCTACGCGCGCACCAAGGAGGAGCTGCTGATGCTCGTCCTGGCCGAGCGCGTGGAGGCGGTGCAGGAGGAGCGCTTCCGCACGCTGCCCACGCAGGCCCCGCTGCTCGAGCAACTGCTGCACGTCTTCGAGGGCTTCTTCCGGCTGTACGCGAAGGACCCGGGCCTGGCGCGCATGTTCATCCGGGAGCTGCTCTTCATGGAGCCGGGGCCGTCCGGGGAGCGGATGCAGCTGGAGCGGGCCTTCGCGGCGCGGCTGGCGGGGCTGGTGGCGGCGGCGCGCGAGCGCGGCGAGGTGGCGGAGGACGTGGACCTGGAGATGGCGGGCTTCAACTTCTTCTCGCTGTACCTCACGACGTTGATGGGCTGGCTGTCCGGAGCGCTGGGCCCCGGGGACAGCTGGCGCCCGATGCTCGAGCGCGCCTTCGCGCTTCAGTTGAAGGGGCTCGGGCCAGGGGCCGGGACTTCTGGCGGAAACAAACGGAGGCGGTCATGA
- a CDS encoding type VI immunity family protein, with protein MRAVGKSPGTIHHAYINDDEGGALNKERWDSIDYLLRPERPFRFVEELSEPTLHRLVKRGHLAQLILDGGFGSTNGYQLWYRARLPSRTPPPNLVSLLTATLPTEYLQTHGPTKVRELALEMASQLRFATGHVGLTLQLYWPLRSRDESFRAELLRYPGIDLRPAWSHEHRMGTRVDGVHWLNFLAQPVLGQLGGASTLRTRLQSPDTTVHVLDEERVVVALGEGPEAGDLSSGQLLPAYRELAQVLEPWLEPLDLSDTTSLDQPPTYSSLRFTQDEAKRWWRRFLD; from the coding sequence GTGCGTGCTGTGGGGAAGAGTCCCGGCACCATCCATCATGCCTACATCAATGACGACGAAGGCGGCGCCCTGAACAAGGAGCGTTGGGACTCCATCGACTATCTCCTCCGGCCCGAGCGGCCGTTCCGCTTCGTCGAAGAACTCAGCGAACCCACCCTCCACCGCCTGGTGAAGCGGGGCCACCTCGCTCAGCTCATCCTCGATGGAGGCTTCGGCAGTACCAATGGCTACCAACTCTGGTACCGCGCCCGTCTTCCCTCGCGCACGCCCCCTCCCAATCTGGTGAGCCTCCTCACCGCGACGCTTCCCACCGAGTACCTACAAACGCACGGACCCACGAAGGTGCGCGAACTCGCCCTGGAGATGGCCTCCCAGCTGCGTTTCGCCACCGGCCACGTGGGCCTCACCCTGCAGCTCTACTGGCCCCTGCGCTCCAGGGACGAGTCCTTCCGCGCCGAGCTCCTCCGCTACCCGGGCATCGACCTGCGCCCGGCCTGGTCCCATGAGCACCGGATGGGCACGCGTGTCGATGGCGTCCACTGGCTCAACTTCCTCGCGCAGCCCGTGCTGGGCCAGCTCGGTGGCGCCTCCACCCTTCGCACTCGCCTCCAGTCCCCCGACACCACCGTGCACGTGCTCGACGAGGAGCGCGTCGTCGTCGCCCTCGGCGAGGGCCCCGAAGCCGGAGACCTCTCCTCCGGACAGCTCCTGCCCGCGTACCGGGAGCTCGCCCAGGTGCTGGAGCCCTGGCTCGAGCCACTGGACCTCTCGGATACCACCTCTCTCGACCAGCCCCCCACCTACTCGAGCCTGCGCTTCACCCAGGACGAGGCGAAGCGCTGGTGGAGACGCTTCCTCGACTGA